A window from Trinickia violacea encodes these proteins:
- a CDS encoding sensor histidine kinase has translation MEIDFDFPDDLPPVFVDQIQIQQVLINLISNGIEATENTGRPPTIRIAASAQDEPSVVLEVVDNGSGIRETDSIFDPFVTTKTKGMGIGLAVSRSIVEAHEGRISASNNAGFGATFRVDLPVGAYPFPRQAVGAG, from the coding sequence ATGGAAATCGACTTCGACTTTCCCGATGACCTGCCACCCGTGTTCGTCGATCAGATACAGATCCAGCAGGTGCTGATCAACCTCATCTCCAATGGCATCGAGGCCACGGAGAACACCGGCCGTCCGCCGACAATCCGCATCGCGGCAAGCGCGCAGGACGAGCCGTCCGTCGTGCTTGAAGTCGTCGACAACGGCTCCGGCATCCGCGAAACCGACAGCATCTTCGACCCGTTCGTCACAACCAAAACGAAAGGAATGGGCATCGGTCTCGCGGTATCCCGCTCGATCGTCGAAGCCCATGAGGGCCGGATTAGCGCGTCCAATAATGCCGGTTTCGGGGCGACTTTTCGCGTCGATCTTCCGGTTGGGGCTTATCCGTTTCCTCGGCAAGCCGTCGGGGCGGGCTAG
- a CDS encoding FdhF/YdeP family oxidoreductase, with translation MTTRREVPGVRPYDGPAGGWGALRATAQAVRQQMESITAPITLLRTNQPDGFDCPGCAWPDKEHRSTFQFCENGAKAVTWEATTKRVPPEFFANNTVTSLLQKTDFELEDMGRLTHPLVYDRATDTFRAVEWEDAFARIGEILRSLSPHEVEFYTSGRASNEAAYLYQLFAREYGTNNFPDCSNMCHEPTSVGLPQSIGIGKGTVSLEDFDSAELIISIGHNPGTNHPRMMGTLHEASRRDVPIIVFNPLRERALERFADPQNFIEMATYASTRIASTYFMVDAGGDAAALKGVMKALLAMEAEEGNVLDREFIATHTEGFDAFAADLEATSWDDIEKASGLTRPDLEQVALAYAKSNATIVTYGMGITQHNKGTANVRLIADLLLMRGNFGKPGAGICPLRGHSNVQGNRTVGITEKPSRDFLKRIEDTCGFTPPSAHGHDAVQAMQAMIDGKAKALICLGGNFAVALPDSERSFPAMATLDLGVHIATKLNRTHLLVSKETYVFPCLGRTELDIQAGGPQSITVEDSMSMVHASAGKLTPASEHLRSEPAIVAGIACATLPNSKVAWTELVADYDKIRDLIDRTVPGFEDFNERIRKPGGFRLPLPPTERQWPTPSGKAVFSVYEGVKEDAEVLGAENVLRLITIRSHDQYNTTIYAMDDRYRGVFGRRDVLFMNEADLAEHGLQHGDRVDIETLASARQRHLKNLTAIAYPIAKGSVAAYYPEANVLIPLDYIDKESGTPSYKSVPVSVARAAAG, from the coding sequence ATGACCACGCGACGCGAAGTACCCGGTGTGAGACCCTACGACGGACCCGCGGGCGGCTGGGGCGCGCTGCGGGCAACCGCTCAGGCCGTGCGCCAGCAAATGGAGAGCATCACGGCTCCGATCACGCTTCTGCGGACGAATCAGCCCGACGGCTTCGATTGTCCCGGCTGTGCGTGGCCGGACAAGGAGCACCGCTCCACGTTCCAGTTCTGCGAGAACGGCGCGAAGGCGGTCACGTGGGAGGCAACGACCAAGCGCGTGCCCCCGGAATTCTTCGCCAACAACACCGTCACATCGCTGCTTCAGAAGACCGACTTCGAACTCGAGGACATGGGCCGCCTCACCCATCCGCTCGTCTACGACCGCGCGACCGATACGTTCCGCGCCGTCGAATGGGAGGATGCGTTTGCGCGCATCGGCGAGATACTGCGCTCGCTCTCGCCGCACGAGGTCGAGTTCTATACATCGGGCCGCGCCTCGAACGAAGCCGCGTACCTGTACCAGCTCTTTGCCCGCGAATACGGCACGAACAATTTCCCCGATTGCTCGAACATGTGTCACGAGCCGACGAGCGTCGGCCTGCCGCAATCGATCGGCATCGGCAAGGGCACGGTCTCGCTGGAGGATTTCGATTCGGCGGAGCTCATCATCTCGATCGGCCACAATCCCGGGACGAATCACCCGCGCATGATGGGGACGCTCCACGAAGCCTCGCGGCGCGACGTCCCGATCATCGTGTTCAATCCGCTTCGCGAGCGCGCGCTGGAGCGCTTCGCCGATCCGCAGAACTTCATCGAAATGGCGACCTATGCCTCGACCCGCATCGCGTCCACCTATTTCATGGTCGACGCGGGCGGCGACGCCGCCGCGCTCAAGGGGGTCATGAAGGCATTGCTTGCGATGGAAGCCGAAGAGGGAAACGTCCTCGACCGTGAATTCATCGCGACGCATACCGAAGGGTTCGACGCGTTCGCTGCTGATCTCGAGGCGACCTCGTGGGACGACATCGAAAAGGCCAGTGGTCTCACCCGTCCCGATCTCGAGCAAGTCGCCCTCGCTTACGCGAAGTCCAATGCCACGATCGTCACGTACGGCATGGGGATCACGCAGCACAACAAAGGCACCGCCAATGTCCGCCTCATCGCCGACCTGTTGCTGATGCGCGGCAACTTCGGCAAGCCCGGCGCCGGCATCTGCCCGCTGCGCGGACATTCCAACGTCCAGGGCAACCGCACGGTCGGCATCACCGAGAAGCCATCCCGAGACTTCCTCAAGCGAATCGAGGACACCTGCGGATTCACGCCTCCGTCCGCGCATGGGCACGATGCCGTCCAGGCAATGCAGGCGATGATCGACGGCAAGGCGAAGGCGCTCATCTGCCTCGGCGGCAACTTCGCGGTTGCGCTGCCCGATTCCGAGCGGTCGTTCCCCGCGATGGCTACGCTCGACCTCGGCGTTCACATCGCCACCAAGCTCAATCGCACGCACCTCCTGGTTTCGAAGGAAACGTACGTGTTCCCCTGTCTCGGCCGCACCGAGCTCGACATTCAGGCCGGTGGTCCGCAGTCCATCACGGTGGAGGATTCGATGTCGATGGTCCACGCGTCGGCCGGGAAACTCACGCCCGCCTCCGAGCACTTGCGCTCGGAGCCCGCGATCGTCGCCGGCATTGCGTGCGCCACGCTGCCGAACAGCAAAGTGGCCTGGACGGAGCTCGTCGCCGACTACGACAAGATTCGCGACCTGATCGACCGGACCGTCCCCGGATTCGAAGACTTCAACGAACGCATCAGAAAGCCGGGCGGATTCCGCCTTCCGCTTCCGCCGACCGAGCGGCAGTGGCCCACGCCTTCGGGAAAGGCCGTGTTCTCCGTCTATGAAGGCGTCAAGGAAGACGCGGAAGTCCTCGGTGCCGAGAACGTGCTGCGGCTCATCACGATACGCAGCCACGACCAGTACAACACCACGATCTACGCCATGGACGACCGGTATCGCGGCGTCTTCGGGCGACGCGACGTGCTGTTCATGAACGAAGCGGATCTGGCCGAGCACGGACTTCAGCACGGCGATCGGGTCGACATCGAGACGCTCGCCTCGGCCAGACAACGTCATCTGAAGAACCTCACCGCGATCGCCTACCCCATTGCGAAGGGTTCGGTCGCGGCGTACTACCCGGAGGCGAACGTCCTGATTCCGCTCGACTACATCGACAAGGAAAGCGGTACGCCCTCTTACAAGTCGGTGCCTGTCAGCGTCGCGCGCGCTGCCGCGGGGTGA
- a CDS encoding helix-turn-helix domain-containing protein, with product MNEQEEMEGLAILIRDLRKHRKVTLRELAVRMGRSVGFLSQVERGLSRPTVADLTAICDALDTPHTYFYSLSKPRSVPWVTRPGERRTLYFAEGITDVLVSPNMRARFSMLESHLAPGASSGERPIDDRDEQGGFVLEGELTVWLDNGEPVTLGPNDAFQVPAHARLRYANLTDQPTRVIWVFT from the coding sequence ATGAACGAGCAGGAAGAGATGGAAGGCCTGGCGATCCTGATTCGCGATCTGCGCAAGCATCGCAAGGTCACGCTGCGCGAACTCGCCGTCAGGATGGGGCGCTCGGTTGGTTTTCTGTCGCAGGTCGAGCGCGGGTTGTCGCGACCGACCGTCGCCGACCTGACCGCGATCTGCGACGCGCTCGACACGCCGCATACCTACTTCTACAGCCTGAGCAAGCCCCGCTCGGTGCCGTGGGTCACGCGTCCTGGAGAGCGTCGCACGCTGTATTTCGCGGAGGGCATCACGGACGTCCTGGTGTCTCCGAACATGCGCGCGCGCTTCTCGATGCTCGAAAGCCATCTCGCGCCCGGCGCAAGCAGTGGCGAGCGTCCCATTGACGACCGCGACGAACAGGGCGGCTTCGTGCTCGAAGGCGAACTCACCGTTTGGCTCGACAACGGCGAGCCCGTCACGCTCGGACCGAACGACGCCTTCCAAGTGCCTGCGCACGCCCGCTTGCGCTACGCGAATCTCACCGACCAGCCGACGCGGGTCATCTGGGTTTTCACCTGA